A stretch of Crossiella cryophila DNA encodes these proteins:
- a CDS encoding ABC transporter ATP-binding protein: protein MLEINQVSAGYRGRIAVADVTVTVPQGSWLAVIGPNGAGKSTLLKAVANAVPHTGTITLSGTPVTTLTNRARARQIGYAPQTPTLPEGLTVTDYALLGRTPHLGFLAREGTSDLTLVADVLARLDLAHLADRPLPTLSGGERQRAVLARVLAQQAGLLLLDEPTTGLDIGHAQSLLDLVDRLRLADGTTVVSTLHDLTLAGQYADQLLMLDGGRVVAAGAPAEVLTAERVSRHYGARAEVLTAPDGSRVVTPVRAG, encoded by the coding sequence ATGCTGGAGATCAACCAGGTGTCCGCCGGTTACCGCGGCCGGATCGCGGTAGCCGACGTCACGGTGACGGTCCCCCAGGGCAGCTGGCTGGCCGTGATCGGCCCCAACGGAGCAGGCAAGTCCACCCTGCTGAAAGCCGTGGCCAACGCCGTCCCCCACACCGGCACCATCACCCTGTCCGGCACCCCCGTAACCACCCTGACCAACCGGGCCCGAGCCCGCCAGATCGGCTACGCACCCCAAACCCCCACCCTGCCCGAAGGCCTCACCGTCACCGACTACGCCCTCCTCGGCCGAACCCCGCACCTGGGCTTCCTGGCCCGCGAAGGCACCTCGGACCTCACCCTGGTCGCCGATGTCCTGGCGCGCCTGGACCTGGCCCACCTGGCCGACCGTCCACTCCCGACACTGTCCGGCGGGGAGCGTCAGCGGGCGGTGCTGGCCAGGGTGCTGGCGCAGCAGGCGGGGTTGCTGTTGCTGGACGAGCCGACGACGGGGTTGGACATCGGGCACGCGCAGTCGCTGTTGGACCTGGTGGATCGGTTGCGGCTGGCGGATGGGACGACTGTGGTGAGCACGTTGCACGATCTGACGCTGGCCGGGCAGTACGCGGATCAGTTGCTGATGCTGGACGGGGGGCGGGTGGTCGCGGCGGGGGCTCCGGCGGAAGTGCTTACGGCGGAACGGGTTTCGCGGCATTACGGGGCTCGGGCCGAGGTGTTGACGGCGCCGGATGGGAGCCGGGTGGTGACGCCGGTGCGGGCGGGGTGA
- a CDS encoding FecCD family ABC transporter permease — MTAAAVPTRLRFTHLALTLLLLLAVVTLAVLLGAIDLGWQRVLGEILAQLTGGLSPLSAREAAILWELRVPRVVLACLVGAALASSGAAFQGVFRNPLADPYLLGAAAGAGLGATLAVFAVPTFSTGLGALPIAAFAGAVLGVGLTWALGRSAGPGTATLVLAGVAVAAFLTALQTFVQTLDVDSLRTIYTWMLGGLGGAGWSQVLVVLPYIALSSFVLCASGRLLDVLGVGDEEAAALGLHPRRVRLIVLGAASLATAAAVSVSGLIGFVGIVVPHVVRLLVAGSYRVLVPLSLLGGASFVVLADMVARTVIAPGELPIGVITAFTGAPFFAVVLRRSRRL; from the coding sequence GTGACCGCCGCCGCTGTCCCCACCCGGCTCCGGTTCACCCACCTGGCACTCACCCTGCTGCTGTTGCTGGCGGTGGTGACCCTCGCGGTGCTGCTCGGCGCGATCGACCTTGGCTGGCAACGGGTGCTGGGCGAGATCCTCGCCCAGCTCACCGGCGGGCTGTCCCCGTTGTCCGCACGCGAGGCCGCGATCCTGTGGGAGCTGCGGGTGCCGAGGGTGGTGCTGGCCTGCCTGGTCGGCGCCGCCCTCGCCTCCTCCGGCGCCGCCTTCCAGGGCGTCTTCCGCAACCCCCTGGCCGACCCGTACCTGCTGGGCGCGGCGGCAGGCGCTGGCCTTGGCGCCACCCTGGCCGTGTTCGCGGTGCCCACCTTCAGCACCGGCCTTGGCGCGCTGCCCATCGCCGCCTTCGCCGGCGCGGTCCTCGGCGTCGGCCTCACCTGGGCCCTTGGCCGCTCAGCCGGTCCCGGCACCGCGACCCTGGTGCTGGCCGGGGTCGCGGTGGCCGCCTTCCTCACCGCCCTGCAGACCTTCGTGCAGACCCTGGACGTGGACAGCCTGCGCACCATCTACACCTGGATGCTCGGCGGCCTCGGCGGCGCGGGCTGGTCCCAGGTTCTGGTGGTGCTGCCCTACATCGCGCTGTCCAGCTTCGTGCTGTGCGCCAGCGGCAGGCTGCTGGACGTGCTGGGCGTGGGCGATGAGGAGGCCGCCGCGCTGGGCCTGCACCCCCGCCGGGTCCGGCTGATCGTGCTCGGCGCGGCGTCCCTGGCCACGGCGGCGGCGGTGTCGGTGAGCGGGCTGATCGGCTTCGTCGGCATCGTGGTGCCGCACGTGGTCCGCCTGCTGGTCGCGGGCAGTTACCGGGTGCTGGTGCCGCTGTCGTTGCTGGGCGGCGCGAGCTTCGTGGTGCTGGCCGACATGGTGGCCCGCACCGTGATCGCGCCGGGCGAGTTGCCCATCGGCGTCATCACGGCCTTCACCGGCGCCCCCTTCTTCGCGGTCGTGCTGCGCCGCTCCCGGAGGCTGTAG
- the gltB gene encoding glutamate synthase large subunit, which translates to MIFSAIPAKQGLYDPADERDACGVAMVADIQGRRSHGIVIDALTALANLEHRGAAGAEPTSGDGAGILLQLPDELLRAECADLPEPAPSGDHTYAAGIAFLPAEDDLRVKAVALIERIAAEEGLRVLGWREVPVSPEAAGVGPTALSVMPHFSMLLVTAAEPGADGRCRAGVELDRLAFALRKRAEHESEQEGCGVYFPSLSARTLVYKGMLTTAQLPAFFLDLTDTRLASAIALVHSRFSTNTFPSWPLAHPFRFVAHNGEINTIRGNRNRMRAREALLESDLIPGDLSRLYPICAGDGSDSASFDEVLELLHLGGRTLPHAVLMMVPEAWENHATMDPARRSFYQFHASLMEPWDGPACVTFTDGTLVGAVLDRNGLRPARWWQTADGRVVLASETGVLDVPADQVVAKGRLRPGRMFLVDTVAGRIVDDNEVKSELAAGLPYDEWLHAGLLNLADLPDREHVVQSHESVVRRQLTFGYTEEELRVLLTPMAVSGLEPLGSMGSDTPIAAMSQRSRMLYDYFAQHFAQVTNPPLDAIREEIVTSVARVMGPERNLLDPGPSSCRHIQLPYPVIDNDELAKLIHVNDDGDLPGFACAVLSGLYEVDGGADALAAAIERVRREASEAIANGARILVLSDRDSDHRLAPIPSLLLVSAVHHHLVRTKERLRVALVVESGDAREVHHIALLLGYGAAAVNPYLAFETIEDMVNRGAVTGIEGRKAVRNYVSALVKGVLKVMSKMGISTVGAYTAAQVFEAVGLATDVVAEYFVGTASKLGGVGLDVLATEVAQRHRLAYPDNPTDRAHRGLPVGGEYFYRREGELHLFNPETVFLLQHATKTRQYDVYRRYTAECDRLAKEGGALRGLFDLQDSGRKPVPIEEVEPASAIVKRFNTGAMSYGSISAEAHETLAVAMNRLGGRSNSGEGGEDPERLYDLTRRSAVKQVASGRFGVTSEYLVNSTDIQIKMAQGAKPGEGGQLPGYKVYPWIARTRHSTPGVSLISPPPHHDIYSIEDLAQLIHDLKNANEQARVHVKLVSEVGIGTVAAGVAKAHADVILVSGHDGGTGASPLTSLKHCGTPWEIGLAEAQQTLVLNGLRDRITLQVDGAMKTGRDVLVAALLGAEEFGFATAPLIVAGCVMMRVCHLDTCPVGVATQNPELRKRYTGKAEFVENFFYFVAEEVREYLAALGFRNLDEAIGHAELLGRDQAIDHWKAAGLDLSPIFEVVEGPQGSAKRRVRDQDHGLDKALDRTLIQLAEAALEDAHPVRLELPVRNVNRTVGTLLGSEVTRRFGGSGLPDGTIHIRLNGSAGQSLGAFLPAGVTIEMVGDTNDYVGKGLSGGRIIVRPHDDAPFRAELQVIAGNVIGYGATGGEIFLRGQVGERFCVRNSGATAVAEGAGDHAFEYMTGGRAVVLGPTGRNVAAGMSGGIAFVLDLDPVKVNTAMVELQRPNADDLRWLRETVAKHHQLTGSTVAASLLGDWPRRSAAFTKVMPSDYQRVLEAVRIARAEGRDVDEAIMEASRG; encoded by the coding sequence GTGATCTTCTCCGCCATCCCCGCCAAGCAGGGCTTGTACGACCCGGCCGACGAACGAGACGCCTGCGGTGTCGCCATGGTCGCCGATATCCAGGGCCGCCGTTCGCACGGGATCGTGATCGACGCCCTCACGGCGCTGGCGAATCTCGAACACCGCGGCGCGGCGGGCGCCGAGCCCACGAGCGGGGACGGGGCAGGCATTCTGTTGCAGCTGCCCGATGAGCTGCTGCGCGCCGAGTGCGCGGACCTGCCGGAACCCGCTCCCTCCGGCGATCACACCTACGCCGCGGGCATCGCGTTCCTGCCCGCCGAGGACGATCTGCGGGTCAAGGCGGTCGCGCTGATCGAGCGGATCGCGGCCGAGGAGGGCCTGCGGGTGCTCGGCTGGCGCGAGGTGCCGGTCAGCCCGGAGGCGGCCGGTGTCGGACCGACCGCGCTGTCGGTGATGCCGCACTTCTCGATGCTGCTGGTGACCGCGGCCGAACCGGGCGCCGACGGGCGATGTCGGGCCGGCGTCGAGCTGGACCGCCTCGCCTTCGCGCTGCGCAAGCGCGCCGAGCACGAGAGCGAGCAGGAGGGCTGCGGTGTGTACTTCCCGTCGCTGTCCGCCCGCACGCTGGTGTACAAGGGAATGCTCACCACCGCGCAGCTCCCCGCGTTCTTCCTCGATCTGACCGACACCCGGCTGGCCAGTGCGATCGCGTTGGTGCACAGCAGGTTCTCCACCAACACCTTCCCCTCGTGGCCGCTGGCGCACCCGTTCCGGTTCGTCGCGCACAACGGTGAGATCAACACCATCCGCGGCAACCGCAACCGCATGCGCGCCCGCGAGGCCCTGCTGGAAAGCGACCTCATCCCCGGTGACCTGAGCAGGCTCTACCCGATCTGCGCGGGCGACGGCTCGGACTCCGCCTCCTTCGACGAGGTCCTGGAACTGCTGCACCTCGGCGGCCGCACCCTGCCGCACGCGGTGCTGATGATGGTCCCCGAGGCGTGGGAGAACCACGCCACCATGGACCCGGCCCGCCGCTCCTTCTACCAGTTCCACGCCAGCCTGATGGAACCGTGGGACGGCCCGGCCTGCGTCACCTTCACCGACGGCACCCTGGTCGGCGCGGTGCTCGACCGCAACGGCCTGCGCCCGGCCCGCTGGTGGCAGACCGCCGACGGCCGCGTGGTGCTGGCCTCGGAGACCGGCGTGCTCGACGTGCCAGCCGACCAGGTGGTGGCCAAGGGCCGCCTGCGGCCCGGCCGGATGTTCCTGGTGGACACCGTCGCCGGGCGGATCGTGGACGACAACGAGGTCAAGTCCGAACTCGCCGCCGGGCTGCCGTACGACGAATGGCTGCACGCCGGTCTGCTCAACCTGGCCGACCTGCCCGACCGCGAGCACGTGGTGCAGAGCCACGAGTCCGTGGTGCGCCGCCAGCTCACCTTCGGCTACACCGAGGAAGAGCTGCGCGTGCTGCTCACCCCGATGGCGGTCAGCGGGCTGGAACCGTTGGGCTCCATGGGATCGGACACCCCGATCGCCGCGATGTCGCAGCGCTCCCGGATGCTGTACGACTACTTCGCCCAGCACTTCGCGCAGGTCACCAACCCGCCGCTGGACGCCATCCGGGAGGAGATCGTCACCTCGGTCGCCAGGGTGATGGGCCCCGAGCGCAACCTGCTCGACCCCGGCCCCTCCTCGTGCAGGCACATCCAGCTGCCGTACCCGGTCATCGACAACGACGAGCTGGCCAAGCTCATCCACGTCAACGATGACGGCGACCTGCCCGGCTTCGCCTGCGCTGTCCTTAGTGGACTGTACGAAGTGGACGGTGGCGCGGACGCGCTGGCCGCCGCGATCGAGCGGGTCCGCCGGGAGGCGTCGGAGGCCATCGCCAACGGCGCGCGCATCCTGGTGCTCTCCGACCGGGACTCCGACCACCGGCTGGCCCCGATCCCGTCCCTGCTGCTGGTCTCCGCGGTGCACCACCACCTGGTGCGCACCAAGGAGCGGCTGCGGGTGGCGCTGGTGGTCGAGTCCGGCGACGCCCGCGAGGTGCACCACATCGCGCTGCTGCTGGGTTACGGCGCGGCCGCGGTCAACCCGTACCTGGCCTTCGAGACCATCGAGGACATGGTCAACCGCGGTGCGGTGACCGGCATCGAGGGTCGCAAGGCGGTGCGCAACTACGTGAGCGCGCTGGTCAAGGGCGTGCTCAAGGTGATGTCCAAGATGGGCATCTCCACCGTGGGCGCCTACACCGCCGCGCAGGTCTTCGAGGCGGTCGGCCTGGCCACCGACGTGGTCGCCGAGTACTTCGTGGGCACCGCCTCCAAGCTCGGCGGCGTCGGCCTGGACGTGCTCGCCACCGAAGTGGCGCAACGACATCGGCTGGCCTACCCGGACAACCCGACCGACCGCGCGCACCGCGGCCTGCCGGTGGGCGGCGAGTACTTCTACCGCCGCGAGGGCGAGCTGCACCTGTTCAACCCGGAGACGGTGTTCCTGCTCCAGCACGCCACCAAGACCCGGCAGTACGACGTGTATCGCCGCTATACCGCCGAATGCGACCGCCTGGCCAAGGAGGGCGGCGCGCTGCGCGGGCTGTTCGATCTCCAGGACTCCGGCCGCAAGCCGGTGCCGATCGAGGAGGTCGAGCCGGCCAGCGCGATCGTCAAGCGGTTCAACACCGGCGCGATGTCCTACGGCTCGATCTCGGCCGAGGCGCACGAGACCCTCGCGGTGGCGATGAACCGGCTCGGTGGCCGCTCCAACAGCGGTGAGGGCGGCGAGGACCCCGAGCGCCTCTACGACCTGACGCGGCGCTCCGCGGTCAAGCAGGTCGCCAGCGGCCGGTTCGGTGTCACCAGTGAGTATCTGGTCAACAGCACCGACATCCAGATCAAGATGGCCCAGGGCGCCAAGCCCGGTGAGGGCGGTCAGCTGCCCGGGTACAAGGTGTACCCGTGGATCGCGCGCACCCGGCACTCCACGCCGGGCGTCTCGCTGATCTCGCCGCCGCCGCACCACGACATCTACTCGATCGAGGACCTGGCCCAGCTCATCCACGACCTGAAGAACGCCAACGAGCAGGCGCGGGTGCACGTCAAGCTGGTCAGCGAGGTCGGCATCGGCACCGTGGCCGCTGGCGTGGCCAAGGCGCACGCGGACGTCATCCTGGTCTCCGGCCACGACGGCGGCACCGGCGCCTCCCCACTCACCTCGCTCAAGCACTGCGGCACGCCCTGGGAGATCGGGCTGGCCGAGGCGCAGCAGACGTTGGTGCTCAACGGTTTGCGCGACCGGATCACCCTGCAGGTGGACGGCGCGATGAAGACCGGGCGGGACGTGCTGGTCGCCGCGCTGCTCGGCGCGGAGGAGTTCGGTTTCGCCACCGCGCCGCTGATCGTGGCCGGTTGCGTGATGATGCGGGTCTGCCACCTGGACACCTGTCCGGTGGGCGTGGCCACGCAGAACCCGGAGCTGCGCAAGCGGTACACCGGCAAGGCCGAGTTCGTGGAGAACTTCTTCTACTTCGTCGCCGAAGAGGTCCGCGAATACCTTGCCGCCCTTGGCTTCCGCAACCTGGACGAGGCCATCGGGCACGCCGAGCTGCTCGGCAGGGACCAGGCCATCGACCACTGGAAGGCCGCCGGTCTGGACCTGTCGCCGATCTTCGAGGTCGTCGAGGGCCCGCAGGGCAGCGCCAAGCGCCGGGTCCGCGACCAGGACCACGGCCTGGACAAGGCGCTGGACCGCACCCTGATCCAGCTCGCCGAGGCGGCGCTGGAGGACGCGCACCCGGTGCGGCTGGAACTGCCGGTGCGCAACGTCAACCGCACCGTTGGCACCCTGCTCGGCTCCGAGGTCACCCGCCGCTTCGGCGGTTCCGGCCTGCCGGACGGGACCATCCACATCAGACTGAACGGCTCCGCCGGCCAGTCCCTCGGCGCGTTCCTGCCCGCCGGTGTCACCATCGAGATGGTCGGCGACACCAACGACTACGTTGGCAAGGGCCTCTCCGGCGGCCGGATCATCGTGCGCCCGCACGACGACGCGCCGTTCCGGGCCGAGCTGCAGGTGATCGCGGGCAACGTGATCGGCTACGGCGCCACCGGCGGCGAGATCTTCCTGCGCGGCCAGGTGGGCGAACGCTTCTGCGTGCGCAACTCCGGGGCCACCGCGGTGGCCGAGGGCGCTGGCGACCACGCCTTCGAGTACATGACCGGCGGCCGGGCCGTGGTGCTCGGGCCGACCGGCCGCAACGTGGCCGCCGGCATGTCCGGTGGCATCGCCTTCGTGCTGGACCTGGATCCGGTGAAGGTCAACACCGCGATGGTGGAACTCCAGCGGCCCAACGCGGATGACCTCCGCTGGCTGCGGGAGACCGTCGCGAAGCACCACCAGCTCACCGGATCCACGGTGGCGGCGTCGCTGCTCGGGGACTGGCCGCGCCGCTCGGCGGCGTTCACCAAGGTCATGCCCAGCGACTACCAGCGGGTTCTCGAAGCGGTGCGGATCGCGCGCGCCGAGGGTCGCGATGTGGACGAGGCGATCATGGAGGCTTCCCGTGGCTGA
- a CDS encoding ABC transporter substrate-binding protein, with product MRLPRSFRAALIAVSAIALVGGCASRVPDPAPSQTSGAAEAPFPVEVAAPGGKPLTLAKRPERIVSLNPTSTESLFAIGAGKQVVAVDDQSNFPAEAPKTTLSGFKPNVEAIAGHQPDLVIASNDAEGVVAGLEKLKIPVLLLPAAKTLDEAYGQISILGQATGHGTPANEVVNKMKGEISKLVRETPRPAEGLKYYHELDPTFYTVTSKTFIGQIYAQFGLVNVADAADKTGSGYPQLSAEQVVNAAPRLIFLADVRCCGQNAAAVGGRPGWSTVPAVREGGVVALDDDIASRWGPRVVELVRTVSQAVTAAGKK from the coding sequence ATGCGACTTCCTCGTAGTTTCCGCGCAGCACTCATCGCCGTCAGCGCCATCGCCCTCGTTGGCGGGTGCGCGAGCAGGGTTCCCGATCCAGCCCCCAGCCAAACCTCGGGTGCGGCGGAAGCGCCGTTCCCGGTGGAAGTGGCCGCGCCGGGCGGCAAACCGCTCACCCTGGCCAAGCGGCCGGAGCGGATCGTCTCGCTGAACCCGACCAGCACCGAGAGCCTGTTCGCGATCGGGGCCGGCAAGCAGGTCGTGGCCGTGGACGACCAGTCCAACTTCCCGGCCGAGGCGCCCAAGACCACGCTGTCCGGGTTCAAGCCGAACGTGGAGGCCATCGCCGGGCACCAGCCGGACCTGGTGATCGCCTCCAACGACGCCGAGGGCGTGGTGGCCGGGCTGGAGAAGCTGAAGATCCCGGTGCTGCTGCTGCCCGCGGCCAAGACCCTCGACGAGGCGTACGGGCAGATCAGCATCCTGGGTCAGGCCACCGGGCACGGCACGCCGGCCAACGAAGTGGTCAACAAGATGAAGGGCGAGATCAGCAAGCTGGTCCGGGAAACCCCGCGGCCCGCCGAGGGGCTGAAGTATTACCACGAGCTGGACCCGACCTTCTACACCGTGACCTCCAAGACCTTCATCGGTCAGATCTACGCCCAGTTCGGCCTGGTCAACGTGGCCGACGCGGCGGACAAGACGGGCAGCGGCTACCCGCAGCTCTCCGCCGAGCAGGTGGTCAACGCCGCGCCGCGGCTGATCTTCCTGGCCGATGTGCGCTGCTGCGGCCAGAACGCGGCCGCGGTGGGCGGGCGGCCGGGCTGGTCGACGGTGCCCGCGGTGCGCGAGGGCGGCGTGGTGGCCCTGGACGACGACATCGCCTCCCGCTGGGGACCGAGGGTGGTCGAGCTGGTGCGCACCGTGTCCCAGGCCGTGACCGCCGCCGGGAAGAAGTGA